The genomic stretch TGCATTGATTACAGATTTTTGGGCCATAACCACATTTCACATGCGATGTGAATCCCAAATGTATGTAACCCAACCATTATATGTACAGTGAAATCATAACTGCTTTGGCAACCCAGTGTCATGAAACACAtacatatctatctatctatctatctcagTATTTAGATGACTAGTGAGAATCTTTTGAAGTTATTGTCCACTTTCAAGAGATTAAAACAGACACCTGGTTTTGGTTTAGTTATTACTTTTATTGCACCAAAACATAATCTTCATTAGCAGATTTGATTCAGCACCAGAAATCACATCTTCTATTTGAGCTGCAGGGGTTTTAAGGCCATAGGGGGATTCTTCACATCAACTGGCGAGTCCAGCTCctgtgggtaaaaaaaaacaaacaattgttCAATTGAACACAGAAATCTGAAATCATCTCAGgtaattaaaatgtgaaaatgtactTTAGAAATAACCAATTAAATTAAGACTTCTCTTAATAAAACATGGTATGTTTGATAAATGTTGATACCATACATAATATAATGTAATTatccttcacttttttttggcagaaCAGCAAACTAGGTTTTGTCTGTTTCAGGTGCAACTGATGATCTATTTCAGAAACTTGCCTTCAGGCGAGTTTTGAAGAGGAAAGATGTAATTTAGGTTGTTGGAAATTCTTGAACAATATTCTTTGTACTAGGATGTGGCATGATATTATACCTCAGAGTCTGAATCATAATAATGTTCACAAGGCAGGCCCATGTTGGCCATCAGAGTTTCTTTCTCTATGGATCTGCTTCTAACGGTCGCCCAGCCTCTCCTGTTCAAATCACATAACAATGAAATCACATTACTTACAAAGAACAACTGCTGTAGAAGTCATAGAATGTATTAGGAGTTTTCATCTCGCTTAACAATACTGTAGTTGAATTTAAACAATTTGGTTTGATGCATTTCTAGCCAAGTGGACAAGTGGAGGTCTACCAAAGCATGTGTCTCTGGCCACAGTGCAAAAATAAACCTCATTGAGCTCTTTACCTTTTAGcataaataaaagcagcagcTGTCAATGCAGAGACGAGGCAGAGGACACCAAGAACAACACCCACTTTGCTCCCTCCAGTCACCGTCTCTGCACAAAACTGTCCCTTGTAACCAGCCACACAATTACAGCGAGTGTCTTTGCCTTCGTTAACACAGCTGCCATGACTGTTGCAGCGTTGGACTTCACAGGATGAAGGGTCTGTTTTAACTGAATTCACATTGGCGTTTAGATGAGGTGACGAGGGCAACTTTTGAGGTCTGCCATCATTGGGTTTAGTCCAAAAAGACGCAGAGTCTGTGTTTGGacctgaagaaagaaaatatttaatgatTATGCAACACATTACAAATTCACATTTGTTGTTGTCCCAAATAGTAATCGTGATAAATGCTAGGCAACCAGTAGAGACTGTCGACTTGTCCAAACAAGAAATAATCGGGCAGATAACATCCAATAAAACCACAAAGTAGCATGATTTTATACTAACtaaagaaaagtatgtgttAGTATCATTAAGAGGTGCAGGCTTCTTCAATGTTGCAAAGAGTCAGACTCATGTTCTACATGTGTCGTTCTGCttcaggtttctgtctgttaacAGGCAAAGTTACTTTGATATATTTACAAAGGCTAAGAATGAATCCTCCATGAGCAAAGCATTTGGCAGCATTTTAGCAAAGAGTAATGTCTAGACATGTTCTTTTTGGAAAAGTGTCTTGaggtaacatttgttatgacttggtggctatacaaataaagactgattaaGGCAGGCTAGAAGTTTCCCATAGTGCCCTAATGCTAAGCTAGCCGCCTGCTCGCCATAGCTTCATATTTTCTATTCAGACACGAGAGGGGGTCTTCAACATCTCTTCTTTCTCTCGGAAATAATGAAAGGAAACTTCCCAAATACGCATTTCTTATCAAGTTCAGCTGTCTTCTCAAATGTTGTAAACCTCTCAGTTTAGTCGACCCAAAGTGTGTATTTGACCGTCCCTCTTACACATTACTGTTTTCTCCAACCTCTGCACCTACTAAACCATATGTTTGCAAAATAACAGTCCTCAATGTCAGGTTTTTCTGAAgcccagatttaaaaaatacccATCAGCATGCTATGATTACAAAAGAATAGTCATCATGACTCATGTGCTAGTTTTGGTAGGACTTGAAGGGTTGTTGCTCGAATTCAACGAGAAAGggttcaaaacatttaaaatgtaaacagtcaGACGTTTTCACTGCAGAAGAGGATGTAATTAAACATGACTGGTTAAAGATGGGCTTTTGTGTTACCTACTCTGACACGGCTGCCGATTACATTTTCAGTGTTAGTTTATCAGTGTGAACTCACAGTCCTGTTCATCTGACTCATCAGAACAGTCCAGGTGTCCGTCACAGAACTTGCTGCTGCTGATACACTCGCTACCATCTAAGCAGGACTGTTGCTCGGCCGGGCAGTCTGGGAGTGAGGCACAGGAAGAAGCATTGACAGCAGAGGAGCCCAGCCCACATTTACATGTCCGACCCCCGGGATAGGCCAGACACAGGTGATCACATCCTCCATtgttattggagcagctgttggtgTCTGGAGAGCAAACAAGATATGCAAATTAAACAACTTATATTCTTGTAGCTGAAAGAATGAACTAACAAGTTGCAGGagtatgaaatgttttgtatcATATAGTGCTGCTGGTAGTTCATATCAGACCTCCAtgttaatcaaaggtttgatcctTTGTCCAAATATCAGGGCCTCCTGGCTGTGTTGTGAAATAATTTGCTCTGGCACTTAGTGGGAACTCTGCTCGCCAAGCTGAGAAGATAAGTGTGCTTTGTGTCCGGGGATGGTGACGCAGAGGGATGTTCACCTTTGTTTATCAATGAAGGGGCACTTCACGCTTCTGGTTACATTCTGATGAAATACTTTGCAAAGGCTTCATTTCCACATTCCATTGTATTAGCCAGCTCTGTCTGCAGTATTAGggacattgtgtgtttttacacacGATCAGGAGAACATTTTTGCTTGatcttgtaatatttgcaaGGCTATTTGTGCATTTGCATTTTCCCATTCCAAGAAATCTTGATTCAATAATATACATGTTTTTcaataaatgttatttcttcTGGGCAGAGAGAGGGTGCATTATCATTTATGGAGTATTTAAAGTATCAACGAGATGCACGGTATATGTATGCCAATTGTACGAGAGAATAGCTTTAATTTAAGTTATAGATAAATATTTTTGCAGAATATTATAACtcacttttatatttaaaaaaacaatttaatgtAACAATATGAATTTCCTTTTCAGATGTCTTAGAAATGGATTTACCATAAATAATGTACCCTATAAATGTGGCTTAAAAAAGGTTGTTATACAATAGAAACTTATCCTATTTGATCGTAATTGTGTATcgtaagcgtgtgtgtgtgggggggttgaATATATTTTGTGTGCTTGATTACAGTAAAACTACAAGTGTGTTATCAATATAAAGACAATATATATTGTGCTTCTTCTGgtatttttacatttgcttAGTAAAATGATTGTTATCCAAGTGTGTTGAGTAATTCATTTTCCTCTTTCCCACGGCAGCACACCGAGTGTCCTGTAGCGTGCCAACACCCATGTCTCTTCAGGTATCACATCACCCTGCCATCTATTCAACTCAACCCGAGCCCAAGTGGgttctttttatacttttttttggtGTCTTACATTCATAAAGAGAACAAAGTTTGGGTTGAAAATAAGTGCAGATGGAGTCATTCTGacagctaagaagagaaaactggtttggtttgttttacCAACGAAGCTGACAGCGTGCTGCAATCCTGCTGGTAAGCATTGCAAACTAGGGCAGTAATTATCGCATTATATATCATTGTGTACGATTTCAGCTTTGACAAGCCACTTGCACAATTTCATGAAACAGAATTTCCACAGGCTGCATCTTATGGTTCATGGTTGTGGAAGATAGCAATCCGCATTATGAGTCATAGGCTGCAGCTTAGCTGGATGTATTTTTCATGTGATACTTATTGAACCTGcattatcatttaaaataatgcagGTGAATGTTTTGCTGGATTTTAAAggctgtatttgttttattgttgtacCTAAAACATCTCCCTGCTCTGAAATATTTCACACCCTGCCCTGCATCACCTGCCATCTAGTCATCCTCTTTGGTTTCACTTCTTTAGAGATAACTTGTCTGGTCCTTATCTCAACACTCACACTGTTTGTCACAGTTTTTGTTTATCACGTTCACATATATTTTAACCTGAAACCTGCTTTAGGGCTGTAATTGTATGACTAAATGTTCCTCTGCAGTCATTTACCTGATGCATGCCTCCCAGCTGCAAATTTTAGCCCAAATGCCAACAATGCCAATAGTACTTTTTACTAGGCCTGCTTGCCATCTGCATTTAGGTCTTACCTGCTGTTGCCAGACCTGTTCAAATGATCACTCTCATATGTTGTATTTGGAAACTTGTAACTTCTCCATGGTTATCTGAATAAGTTTTgttcccattttaaaaaaaacaggaactcTGTCAATAGATATATACCTGACTGACTGTCGTTACTGTAGGCTCTGACCTCCACCAGGCTGGTCTTTGTCTCAAACCACAACTGATTAGGCTGGAGACCATCACTGAACCACAGTTTGGTGACATCTATACcgtgaaaacacaaaaaggaagcTTCAATTCTTTCAGCATAAAATACACTTTGCACTCTACATAGTAGTTTCCTAGTTGTTAAACATCAGAAGTTACAAGCAGGTATGATGGAGACGAGAAAGTACTGGTGGATATTTTAACCTGTCTAATAGTGAAGATGGCAAAAGAAGTTGTAGGCTGAATAATTTATGGTTATATTAGTCTCTGATGCCATCTGCTGCCTGAAAGGGACACATACAAATGGATGAAAGGTAAATGCTAAGATTactgaaaaaaatctaattcaGTTGCAGGGCTTCAGATTTGGACTGATACAGTAAATACATGAAATCCCTTATTTTCCCCTTAAGACATTAAGGTTGTTTGAGTCCTCAAGACCCGAGTATTACTAAAAACTTTGTTGTCCTTACCTTTGTCCAGGCTGACCCAGAGGAGGATGTTCTCTATGTATGTGAAGGACATGATAAGACCTGGCCCTGTTTTGTGCTGTTTATATCCTGATCCATCCACTCCAATAGAGCTGATTACACTTtcacctgcagaaaaaaaacaaatccaatagGTTCACAAAGAAAGgcacaaacaacaaaccaaaatgTGTCATTGAGTCATCAAGAATTGTAAACCATTACCTGTGTCGGCCCAGTAGATCATAGTTCCTTGATTTGCAAAGACCAGAGCAGTGGGGATGCTGGACTTCCTCCACAGTACTGCTTTGTTGCGGCCATCCATCCAGGCACAGTTCACCTCTGTCTGGCTCGTTTCAACTTCCACCACGATTGCTGTGTAGCAAAGTCGCCCAGTGGGGGGATGCACTGCCATGGATGTAATAccctaaaaagtaaaaaaacaagaactggTCTTAAATGTTCACTGAAAAGtaaattattaaaacaaagaaaacatgaaagaacTTTAGATTTGTACATGTATGTGGAGGTACAGTAGGGTGTTAATGCCTAGTGTGAAAAGAGATGATAGATTAGCAGAATGGAACGAATTTGAGCTGTGAATCAAAATGTACCTTAAGTGATCCCTGCATCAGTGAGGTGTTGTAGCCATTATGGCGTGAGGTCACATGGAGGTTGGGCCTCTCGATGCTGCTCCAGTAGAGATTTGAGGTCACCCAGTCAACTGCCAGAGCTGTGACCAAATCATCCTTCAGAGCCAAAAAAGTTGTGGTTCCCGAGTTAGAAATTTACCCTTGATTGACACCTTTTACTGGAGAGCAGCTAACTTTTAAGTAAAGAGTCAATGAATACATACAAAGAACCTTAAAGTGGTTAGTGTACACCCACCTTAAGCTTCAGGATTTTTCCAGAGGAAGTCAGTTCAGGTCTCGACATGGAGCTGCTCAGTTTAAGTACATCCACAGATCCCTGTCCTGCGTCGGCCACATAAAGAGAAAGATCCTGGAGGAACACATCAAATCCTGAGGCCTCACTTATCCCCGGCAGGGCTAAATTTCTGCCATTTGgcatttttttcaaagcaacACCATCACGGCGAATGGAGCGCAAGTTAATCTGAGGAGTAAGAGGGGGAGACAAGGAGAGGCATAAGCAAGCTTAGAAAACGCTTTGTCATAGAGGTAGTTTCCAGGAATGAAGAATACAGGGCCCCTTGTCTAGAAATGTACCTGATAGACAGTGGCATGAGACAAGAGCATGATAAAGGTTGTCTCCACAGGCAGAGAACAGGTTATCTTGTCTTTAGAAAGGAGCAGCCCTTTAGGGCATCGACATATTGCTGTAGGTCCCGTCCCGGCTGCAGGTGCTTGTGATCTTGTTGTCACTGGCGGGGCCAAGAGGCAGATATGGGAGCATTTCAGTTGGCCACACGGGCTCTGTATTGCTGGCTGGGATAGAGCGTGCATCACCTGAGGAGACATATGTACTGGGGCTCAGAGCGGTAGGCTTTCTACAAAAACACCAATTGGTAAGCTGCAGCTGTATCCGAGAGGAAGATGTATACCAGACGAAAGCAGAATCaataaaatcaaattaatttaCTTATAAAGGACCACTGATATTAAAAAGGTGGCTTTGCATAGTGGAAATTTCAGATAGTCATAGGTGAAATCCAACAGTAATATTTACGTAAGATCGAAAGCAGCAGAAACTCACCTTTAGTCCAAATGGCTGCCCTGGCCTTTTAAGGAGAACCTTTTGATCTTTGCCTGTGTTCTTGTCAGCTGAGCGGATGGTCCTTCTTTTTGTGTCAGACCAGAAAACTTTATCATTGAAGACTGCCACAGAGAAAGGGCTTGGTGTTTCCACTAACTGGAGGATCTGGTGGAAGAAGGGTTAATCTGTCAATACTCATGTATTAATAGTCTATATCACAACTTTTTTCCTCATCTGGTGCTAAAATGAAGACTCATCATTAGCTTACCTTGATGTTGTCTCCATCCAGAGAAGTTGAACCGATGCAGCGCAGCTTCTCGTCAGCCCAGTACACCCGGTTCTCCAGGAGGTCAAAGGCCAGACCGACTGGCCAGCGCAAGCCTTGACTCACCACTACCTTCCTTTTTGAACCATCCATCCCAGACCGCTCAATCTGAGGGGTGCTGCCGATCTCGGACCAAAGCATCAACCTGTGAATGTTAATTATGCCATACATGCAAAGATGAAAGATTTGAGGTTAAAATTGGGAGTAACAATGACTGGTATTATCAGCCTTACCCTTTGTGTGGAAGCAGGACTAATGAGCTTGGCTGCTCCAGGCCAACACCCAGGACAACAGTGTAGTCATGAGATCTCACAGTGGCATCACTAAGCTTCACTGCTAGAATCTGGCCCACAAGTCCATCCACCCAGTAAAGATTCTTACCAACCCAGTCCACCGCAATGAAATCCAACTTAACtcctgtaaaaaataaaaattctttATGAAAACATTATTCAGAGTTTGAACTCTCCAAATATTTGTAATGCATTTGCTCACCACTTTCAGAATTGTGTTAATTAATTGAACTATCCAGAAGAAAATCTCATTACAAACCAGTAGAGTTGAGACTTGTACCTTTAATTAGAGTTCCATGGTTCTTGGGGTTTGTCATGTCAGCCCAGCGGATGCTCTGGTAGTCTGGACTCAGCCAGTAAACTCTTTCTTGAGCCCAGTGATAGTCCAGTGAGAAGACAGGCCGACTAGCAGAGGACAGAAGACGTAAGGTGCCACTGTGGATTCCTAGCAGTAACAGCTCTGACTGCACTGAGGCCAGAAGTAAAGGCTCATCTGGTGGTGGAAATGTTAATCAGTTTCTCTGGGTTTTCTCAAGAGTGAGGACATGTTACGAAACAGGAAAAACAGAGTGCAGGGATcgtttagtaaaaaaaacaaaaaaaaactttttgtacCTTTGGTCTTGCAGCTTTTATTGTCAGGCTCCAAGTAGAAGCCAGGGTGGCACTGACAGATGTAGGACCCAAGGGTGTTCAAGCAGGTATGTTTGCACATGTATGGCATTAGATTGCATTCTTTAATGTCCACACAGGACACAGTGTTGACATGTGTTATGTAACCTGCTGCACAGTAACACCTCTGCAAAAATAAGGCATTTTCAAGCTCAGCAGGGAGAAAGTAGGCACACACTTCAACATGAAGTCAGTTCAGAGTGAGAActcaaacatggaaaaaaaaactgtttcaacAGCCTTGGGCAGATAAAACACCTCATACACATCTGTTTTGTACTGACCGGTCCATTTGGGGTGCTGGTACAGTGATGGTCACACTCAGGAGCAGATGAGCTAGAGCAGTTGCTTTTAACACATCCTGGGCCCTCATCGGATCTGTCAGCGCAGTTGGTGTAGCTGTTGCACACGAGATGGGGGTCCAAACACTCACCACTGCCACACTGGTAAAGGTGAGAGGGGCATTTTTTCTCACCGCCTGTGGAAGAAAGAGGAACAAATTCATTGTGAACTGGGATCCTCTACACACTCTACAATCATTATAATGTCTTCTAGTTCATTGGGTTTCCTCCAAATAAGTAAAAAAACTAAGCTTTGGACATTTCAACGTAACATTAGAATCATAAAACTCTTAGGATTTTTTACTCATGAAACAGAGAAGGTCAATCTCCTCcaatttaaagagcccatattctgccctttttggggttcgtatatttaatctatgtacctacttttgtacgttcacaatagataaagttcgaaaaaagtgtctgttttcatgtactgctcctccttgctccctctacgctctgagtctgtcagctgcactctgttgagcccacactgttagacgccacgtgggccaagtctgctctgattggtctgccgatccgctctgtcgttattggtcagttgctcagcacggttctcggaaatgtcccacCTCTTTTACCAtgttgggaatgcagccactggctccgtccgaggggagcataaacattagcaccttagcactactgtgctacggCATAtggtgggcgtgctacagaagttaacgggcgtgcaacataagctgctgggcttgccacaatgagtcaatgggcttagatcagtgatctcacactgacaatgacgtcggactgacaaatttttatcgaggggggctagaaccgagcgttacatgcggctaatgctacagctaacaaaTGAAAATCCTGTGCCTTCAAGTGCCAATACCTACCTTCACTTAAATGTCAACTGTATGTTGACACTTAATTAGACCAAATATTAGAAAAGGCTTTTTTATGGGGCATGTCAGCTCATGAAAATGGGACTCGAAGTTagtaaaaacacatcattttcAAATAGGCCCTGAAACAGAAATAATGTATGACAACAAAGTGTCTCAATCTAAGAATAAACCTGATCATATGACAATAAAAATACTCACATTTGTCCTCATCCATGCCGTTATCACAGTCTGCTTTCCCATCACACAACCAGGACAGAGGGATGCACTGACTGCTGTCTCTACATTGCCACTGGTAATCCCTGCATTTGGCTGGTGCTGACACACAGTTCTGGACACAAATGAGTCAAATTTATAACCACTGCCTcaaaaaaaacacgtttttaATGTATCCTCTATGAATGGGAACGCTCTAGTATGCAATATAGGATAACATTTACAACTGCTCGAGAATAGAGGATCtcgtgttttttttaccttctcatCTGATCCATCTTTGCAGTCATTCTCACCATCACAGAGCCATTCTTTCTGCAGGCATTCATGGCTGTTCGGACATTGCAGCTGAGCCGGGCAGCGTGGGGGTCTTGTGCAATCAACCTCATCAGAGCGATCACTGCAGTCGGCATAACCATCACATCTCAGAgcctcagacacacactgaccGCTAGCACACCGAAACTGGTGAATCGCACAGACCACCAAAGCtggacagggaaaaaaaaatacatttagattttGCGGGATGTCTGTTGTCATGTTCTACATTCATCTTCTTGAATGTTCTGTACTATTTAATATTGCAAATCACCTACCACACTTTTCCTCATCTGACCCATCAGCACAGTCCCTCTCTCCATCACACAGGAAGGTCTTTGGTACACAGCGGGTGTTGTTATCACAGCGGTGATGGCAGCCTTCAATCAGACTTGAACATTCCTTCTCATCAGATAGGTCCTGACAGTCATTCTGTCCATCACACACCTTATCCAGGGGGATACATCTATTCCCATGAGCACACTCAAACTCATCTGGGGATGACAAAGAGACTCCTTTATAGATCGAccaatttttcctttttttattaaaactgaaGTCATGTGAACATGAAACCTGAAAATCCTAATATTCTTttgcttgatttaaaaaaaaaaaataaataaaaaaaaaacacaaaagtgatCACAACTCATCTGGACAGACAAACGATTTCCATCTTTATGGAGTtgatcatttcattttcattttaccttTACTTATTCTCAAGAAATCATTGCAGGcaagccctcatttacaatgacgtcgAGAGAATACTCACAAATCAAATACTTGCAAATAGTAAATTATTAAATGATTGGTGCCACTAGGTAGTCCTTTTGTAAGTCATACCACTTTTCCATTGTGTACTACACCTGGTTAACACTGGACCATATAAGAACACATCCAGTGTCAACAGTTGACCGGAAATCTTCATTCGAGTGTGTAACCACAGCTGCTGACCAAGTAAAAATCTTAAGTATAACTTAAGAGACAGCTGTTGCAATGCTTTACGCTCCTTTCACAGCctacaacacaaaacaaacctgCTTTGCACTGAGCTGCACATCCCTCTTCATCTGATCCATCCTTGCAGTCCCGCTCTCCATCACACACATGGCTGTACAGAACACACTCCAGGCCATCTTTACAAGGCTTCAATCCTCTGCGGCACTTCAGTGGATTTGAACTGGCAGCGAGCACACTGGAGGCTTGGTAGAGAGTAAATTATGCTTCAATTTACAATTGATTAATGACAAATCATGAAAGGACAAAGCAGTGTTTGGCCAGTTGTGTAGTCTCTAGGGTGAAAGAGGCTAACCGTAAGCAGTATTGGGTGTTTTCTAGGCTGTAGGCATTGGTTGATGCAGGGACTGTAGGggttcactttgtttttatacACTGATAAAATGTTCATGTAAGCTTAACTTCTCACACATCAcgtttgtattttatattcCTTGTTGGCTTACAGGGAGCTGTGGCATCAGCTGATCGACACCACCTCTCATCTGAACCATCAGGACAGTGGGAACGACCGTCACACAGTTCCCTCCTTAGGACACATGCCCTCCGGTCGCTGCACAAGAAATCATCTGGtatgcagaaagaaaagacgTCAATATAAAGGGACAGGGTGGAGTAAAACTAGCTAAGACATCTTTAACATAGACTCTCCAAGTCACCAAGTGTGTCTTTATAACACATGTCATTATTTTACCAGACAAACATTGTACTTACCAGGGTTTGTACACTGGAGTATACAGTTTTTTTCATCAAATCCATCAGGACAGTCCTTTCTTCCATCACACAGCTGATTTTGAGCAATACACAGAGATGAATTTGGACAGA from Labrus bergylta chromosome 17, fLabBer1.1, whole genome shotgun sequence encodes the following:
- the LOC110000563 gene encoding low-density lipoprotein receptor-related protein 4, producing the protein MGSKLCNDGTECVLFSHVCDGERDCRDGSDELGCDAATTIHAETPQLTESPVIVNETPLPVEPFTEPPTQPPCTSPSALCPDSSVCLKPTQFCDGKRDCPDGSDEKCVKRCPDRTDFRCKDRRSCVPKKLVCDGRSHCNDGSDEINCPDVVAPVTQAKSLKCRMGSKLCNDGTECVLFSHVCDGERDCRDGSDELGCDAATTIHAETPQLTESPIIVNETPLPVEPFTEPPTQPPCTSPSVLCPDSSVCLKPTQFCDGKKDCPDGFDEKCVKRCPDRTDFRCKDRRSCVSKRLVCDGRSHCNDGSDELGCPSVSSTAAPPKTLKCRMGSRLCNNGTECVLYSHVCDGERDCRDGSDEEGCDDLSTVTSAASEKLSLNEASLPLTEAPCTSPSVLCPGSSFCIKPTQFCDGKRDCPDGSDENCLEKCQDSSDFLCKDRRSCVSETLVCDGRSHCNDGSDEYNCPDVAAPVTQAKSLKCRIGAKSCNDGKECVLYSHVCDGERDCMDGSDEQGCPGTCKQDEFQCFHGKMCIPLAQVCDGKPQCQDQTDELNCQEQTNSCEYHCKDGKRCIPKKFLCDGERDCLDGTDEVGCDSTVLKFTPPCISPSVICPNSSLCIAQNQLCDGRKDCPDGFDEKNCILQCTNPDDFLCSDRRACVLRRELCDGRSHCPDGSDERWCRSADATAPSSSVLAASSNPLKCRRGLKPCKDGLECVLYSHVCDGERDCKDGSDEEGCAAQCKADEFECAHGNRCIPLDKVCDGQNDCQDLSDEKECSSLIEGCHHRCDNNTRCVPKTFLCDGERDCADGSDEEKCALVVCAIHQFRCASGQCVSEALRCDGYADCSDRSDEVDCTRPPRCPAQLQCPNSHECLQKEWLCDGENDCKDGSDEKNCVSAPAKCRDYQWQCRDSSQCIPLSWLCDGKADCDNGMDEDKCGEKKCPSHLYQCGSGECLDPHLVCNSYTNCADRSDEGPGCVKSNCSSSSAPECDHHCTSTPNGPRCYCAAGYITHVNTVSCVDIKECNLMPYMCKHTCLNTLGSYICQCHPGFYLEPDNKSCKTKDEPLLLASVQSELLLLGIHSGTLRLLSSASRPVFSLDYHWAQERVYWLSPDYQSIRWADMTNPKNHGTLIKGVKLDFIAVDWVGKNLYWVDGLVGQILAVKLSDATVRSHDYTVVLGVGLEQPSSLVLLPHKGLMLWSEIGSTPQIERSGMDGSKRKVVVSQGLRWPVGLAFDLLENRVYWADEKLRCIGSTSLDGDNIKILQLVETPSPFSVAVFNDKVFWSDTKRRTIRSADKNTGKDQKVLLKRPGQPFGLKVMHALSQPAIQSPCGQLKCSHICLLAPPVTTRSQAPAAGTGPTAICRCPKGLLLSKDKITCSLPVETTFIMLLSHATVYQINLRSIRRDGVALKKMPNGRNLALPGISEASGFDVFLQDLSLYVADAGQGSVDVLKLSSSMSRPELTSSGKILKLKDDLVTALAVDWVTSNLYWSSIERPNLHVTSRHNGYNTSLMQGSLKGITSMAVHPPTGRLCYTAIVVEVETSQTEVNCAWMDGRNKAVLWRKSSIPTALVFANQGTMIYWADTGESVISSIGVDGSGYKQHKTGPGLIMSFTYIENILLWVSLDKDVTKLWFSDGLQPNQLWFETKTSLVEVRAYSNDSQSDTNSCSNNNGGCDHLCLAYPGGRTCKCGLGSSAVNASSCASLPDCPAEQQSCLDGSECISSSKFCDGHLDCSDESDEQDCPNTDSASFWTKPNDGRPQKLPSSPHLNANVNSVKTDPSSCEVQRCNSHGSCVNEGKDTRCNCVAGYKGQFCAETVTGGSKVGVVLGVLCLVSALTAAAFIYAKRRGWATVRSRSIEKETLMANMGLPCEHYYDSDSEELDSPVDVKNPPMALKPLQLK